The proteins below are encoded in one region of Patescibacteria group bacterium:
- a CDS encoding glycosyltransferase family 4 protein, with translation MQKYIKLCYVLPDYNSKTDSHFFHLYEFLEKASKKLDIFLIVERSSSNKEDIGSVMPDIKFIYIQKFKFIPFRFIESFIAVLIARIKGYKNFYTHYCYIGGTNAAIISRVFGGKSYYWNCAMNWLFKKKDSSKIGYELCLKWSHYLVTGSAGMKKGYIEHYHLSPERVKVMPNWINLERFKPGNFQPKAGPPRAEKTLLFIHWLSKRKGADMIVPIAKHLSQILNTKYKILVAGNGPYGDDLLKEIEENKLKKIIEVLGAIPNENIIKYYEKTDIFIMPSMEEGFPRVLLEAMAMGVPYIASDIGAVREISSEIAQRFLVRSGDAEMFAHKIENLISDERVYEDFRKEELQKIKEYSIDKVIDIFVKLFK, from the coding sequence TCTGTATGAATTTTTGGAAAAGGCGTCTAAAAAACTGGACATATTTTTAATCGTAGAAAGAAGTAGTAGCAACAAAGAAGATATCGGGAGTGTTATGCCGGATATAAAATTTATTTATATCCAAAAATTTAAGTTTATCCCTTTTCGCTTTATTGAGAGTTTTATTGCTGTTTTAATCGCCAGAATTAAAGGATATAAAAACTTTTATACCCATTATTGTTATATCGGCGGAACCAACGCCGCAATTATATCCAGGGTTTTCGGCGGGAAGTCGTATTATTGGAATTGTGCCATGAATTGGTTGTTTAAGAAAAAAGATTCTTCAAAAATAGGATATGAATTGTGCTTGAAATGGTCTCATTATCTGGTAACCGGCAGCGCGGGGATGAAGAAAGGATATATTGAACATTATCATCTGAGTCCGGAAAGAGTTAAAGTAATGCCTAATTGGATAAACCTGGAAAGATTTAAACCGGGAAACTTCCAGCCCAAGGCTGGTCCGCCTCGGGCGGAAAAGACTTTATTATTTATTCATTGGCTTTCAAAAAGGAAGGGCGCGGATATGATTGTGCCGATAGCAAAACATTTATCCCAAATACTAAATACAAAATACAAAATATTGGTTGCAGGCAATGGTCCGTATGGAGATGATTTATTGAAAGAAATAGAGGAAAACAAATTAAAAAAAATTATCGAAGTTTTGGGAGCCATTCCTAATGAAAATATAATTAAGTATTACGAAAAGACGGATATATTTATCATGCCGTCTATGGAAGAAGGATTTCCGAGAGTGTTGTTGGAAGCAATGGCAATGGGCGTTCCTTATATTGCTTCCGATATCGGAGCAGTCAGGGAAATTTCTTCGGAAATCGCTCAAAGATTTCTAGTCAGGTCAGGAGACGCCGAAATGTTTGCCCATAAAATAGAAAACTTAATATCGGACGAAAGGGTATACGAAGATTTCAGAAAAGAAGAATTGCAAAAAATCAAGGAATATTCAATAGATAAAGTGATTGATATATTTGTAAAATTA